A single window of Caldimicrobium thiodismutans DNA harbors:
- a CDS encoding molybdopterin-dependent oxidoreductase yields MAEMNRRDFLKWSAAITAASVVGFELSLPENLQAVEVDKWVKSVCRYCGAGCGLYIGVKGGKVVAVKGDDKNWNRGYLCVKGSYLPKILDAPDRLKYPMVRDGNKWKRISWDKAMNLMVSKFAEAIKKYGPHAVGFYGSGQSFSEESYLANKLYKGALGTNNIDGNPRLCMASAAVGYVTSFGKDEPMGSYDDIYHADCFFIIGSNMSEAHPVIFRLVMEQKRKRNVKIVVVDPRKTLTARNADLYLDFVPGTDLFILHAMAHVIVKEKLYNKDFFDKHAVFKKMGPDNKPVNVTFDEYVKFLEEYTPELAEQKSGCPKEKIIQAARWFATSKATMSFWCMGINQRTRGVWANNLIHNLHLLTGQICRPGATPFSLTGQPNACGGIRDVGLLSHLLPYGRVIANEKHRAEMEEFWGIPKGRIHSKPGPTAIELFTKFAEGEIKCLWVVCTNPGQSLPNLQKYRKGMASGDTFLVVSEAYHPSRTSELADLVLPAALWCEKEGTYGQSERRYQYLPQVIKPLGEAKSDFEVILTFARKLLTALGREDEAKKLFPYKTTEDVWNEMRACSKNTVYNFWGMTRARLIKEHGMLWPVPTEDYPAPGTLRRFTAKYGDPLVKKFDPKAEDISFYGNPADGNRAIIWLRPAVGPAEPADKDYPFVLTTGRLIEHWHTGTMTMKVPELMRAAPQAFVEINPKDAQKLGIKTGDKVRLTSRRGSIVLPAKVVDIPRPGVLFVPFHYPEKLINDLVTDAFDALSKQPEFKISAVRIEKV; encoded by the coding sequence ATGGCTGAGATGAATAGAAGAGACTTTTTAAAATGGAGTGCTGCTATAACAGCAGCCTCTGTTGTTGGTTTTGAGCTTTCCCTACCAGAAAATCTTCAGGCTGTTGAAGTAGATAAATGGGTAAAAAGTGTGTGTAGATATTGTGGAGCTGGATGTGGGCTTTACATTGGTGTTAAAGGGGGAAAAGTTGTTGCAGTTAAGGGAGATGATAAGAACTGGAACAGAGGTTATCTCTGTGTGAAGGGAAGTTATCTTCCCAAGATCCTTGATGCTCCAGATAGACTTAAATATCCCATGGTGAGGGATGGAAATAAATGGAAGAGAATTTCATGGGATAAGGCGATGAATCTTATGGTCTCAAAGTTTGCTGAGGCTATTAAAAAATATGGCCCTCATGCAGTAGGATTTTACGGTTCTGGACAATCTTTTTCTGAAGAGTCTTATCTTGCAAATAAGCTTTATAAAGGGGCCCTTGGCACAAATAACATTGATGGGAACCCAAGACTCTGTATGGCTTCTGCTGCGGTTGGATATGTGACCTCCTTTGGGAAGGATGAACCCATGGGAAGCTATGATGATATCTATCATGCGGATTGCTTTTTTATAATTGGTTCAAACATGAGTGAGGCCCATCCTGTTATTTTTAGACTTGTTATGGAACAAAAGAGAAAGAGAAATGTTAAAATCGTTGTTGTAGATCCACGGAAAACCCTTACGGCAAGAAATGCAGATTTATATCTTGATTTCGTTCCGGGAACAGACCTTTTCATCCTTCATGCTATGGCCCATGTCATTGTAAAGGAAAAACTTTATAATAAAGACTTTTTTGACAAACATGCTGTTTTTAAAAAGATGGGACCAGATAACAAACCTGTTAATGTCACCTTTGACGAATATGTAAAGTTTCTTGAAGAATACACTCCTGAGCTTGCAGAGCAAAAATCAGGATGTCCTAAGGAAAAGATTATTCAAGCAGCAAGGTGGTTTGCTACCTCTAAAGCTACCATGAGCTTCTGGTGTATGGGAATAAATCAGAGGACAAGGGGGGTCTGGGCCAATAATCTCATTCATAATCTCCATCTTCTTACTGGTCAGATCTGCAGACCAGGGGCAACTCCATTTTCCCTAACAGGACAGCCTAATGCCTGTGGTGGTATTCGTGATGTGGGATTGCTTTCTCACCTTCTTCCTTACGGGAGAGTTATTGCTAATGAAAAGCATAGAGCAGAAATGGAAGAATTCTGGGGGATTCCCAAGGGAAGAATTCATTCAAAACCAGGACCTACTGCTATTGAGTTATTCACAAAATTTGCAGAAGGAGAAATTAAGTGTCTCTGGGTGGTCTGCACAAATCCTGGGCAGAGTCTTCCAAATCTCCAAAAATATAGAAAGGGTATGGCAAGTGGGGACACCTTTTTAGTGGTTAGTGAGGCCTATCATCCCAGTAGAACTTCAGAGCTTGCAGATCTTGTTTTGCCAGCAGCCCTCTGGTGTGAAAAAGAAGGAACCTATGGACAATCTGAGAGAAGATATCAATATTTGCCTCAGGTTATAAAGCCCCTTGGTGAAGCAAAATCAGACTTCGAAGTAATCTTAACTTTTGCAAGAAAGCTTTTAACTGCCCTGGGAAGAGAAGATGAAGCTAAGAAATTATTCCCCTATAAAACTACTGAAGATGTCTGGAATGAAATGAGAGCATGTTCTAAAAATACAGTTTACAATTTCTGGGGTATGACAAGAGCAAGACTGATTAAAGAACATGGTATGCTCTGGCCTGTTCCTACTGAAGATTACCCAGCCCCAGGCACATTACGGCGCTTTACTGCCAAATATGGAGATCCCCTGGTTAAAAAGTTTGATCCCAAAGCTGAAGATATTTCCTTCTATGGAAATCCTGCGGATGGAAACAGGGCTATAATCTGGCTTAGACCTGCAGTGGGGCCTGCTGAACCTGCGGATAAAGATTATCCCTTTGTTCTTACTACTGGGCGCCTTATTGAACACTGGCATACGGGCACAATGACTATGAAGGTTCCTGAACTTATGAGGGCTGCGCCTCAGGCCTTTGTAGAAATTAATCCTAAAGATGCTCAAAAGCTTGGGATTAAAACGGGAGATAAAGTGCGTCTAACCTCACGCAGGGGAAGTATTGTCCTTCCTGCCAAAGTAGTTGATATTCCAAGACCAGGAGTGTTATTTGTGCCCTTCCACTATCCTGAAAAACTTATAAATGACTTAGTCACCGATGCCTTTGATGCCCTTTCCAAACAGCCTGAATTTAAAATCTCTGCGGTAAGGATTGAGAAGGTTTAA
- a CDS encoding 4Fe-4S dicluster domain-containing protein: protein MFIKSFLRPPGAVRESEFVKKCLRCGKCQQICPYNSIVLTSWENPFYFGLPYIIARKKPCYLCMKCPPVCPSGALDRTLSDKNKVKMGVAKINKNTCWAYQGSFCRACFMNCPIFDKALKMTDELLPVVIEKYCVGCGICENVCPVEPSAIIIEPKKD, encoded by the coding sequence ATGTTTATCAAAAGTTTTCTTCGTCCTCCCGGGGCAGTAAGGGAGTCTGAATTTGTAAAAAAATGTCTTAGATGTGGAAAGTGCCAGCAGATCTGTCCATATAATAGCATTGTGCTTACCTCCTGGGAAAATCCCTTTTATTTTGGTCTGCCTTATATTATTGCCAGAAAAAAACCCTGTTATCTCTGCATGAAATGTCCTCCTGTGTGTCCCAGTGGCGCCCTGGATAGAACCCTGAGTGATAAGAATAAAGTCAAAATGGGAGTGGCCAAGATTAATAAAAATACTTGCTGGGCTTATCAGGGAAGTTTTTGCAGAGCCTGTTTTATGAACTGTCCCATTTTTGATAAGGCCTTAAAAATGACAGATGAGCTTTTACCTGTGGTTATTGAAAAATACTGTGTAGGGTGTGGTATCTGTGAAAATGTTTGCCCTGTTGAGCCATCAGCCATAATTATTGAACCAAAGAAAGATTAA
- a CDS encoding 4Fe-4S binding protein — MKSFFVGKITLIRRFLQIGTWIFFFVVYYTSHRQSFFLGSFYSFKIGPIHIVDPYIYLTYLFRNLFKPDFYIFTIMGFFIPILIAFFLGRVFCSWVCPYNFLYEILEYLKTLFLKRKPLFYFMTSSRNKKIWLIIALFLGTFISPLPYYLLMPGLLSVLLHQLILHLYSLILFSTLLIITILVIDLFFKKRIWCNFICPTGIILGLAKWKRGLRVLKREDLTCKECALCSFECPLGLTPHLGNHLENCYNCGKCVDTCMALRKKENPLSFKIL, encoded by the coding sequence ATGAAAAGTTTTTTCGTAGGTAAAATTACTTTAATAAGAAGATTTTTACAGATAGGAACCTGGATTTTTTTCTTTGTGGTTTACTATACCTCTCATAGACAGAGTTTTTTCTTGGGTTCCTTTTATTCCTTTAAAATTGGCCCAATTCATATTGTAGATCCTTATATTTATCTTACCTACCTTTTTCGAAATCTTTTTAAACCTGATTTTTATATCTTTACCATTATGGGCTTTTTTATTCCTATTTTAATAGCCTTTTTTCTTGGAAGGGTTTTTTGCAGTTGGGTCTGCCCTTATAATTTTTTATACGAAATCCTTGAATATCTGAAAACTCTTTTTTTAAAAAGAAAACCCCTCTTTTATTTTATGACCTCATCAAGAAATAAAAAAATCTGGTTAATTATAGCCCTCTTCTTGGGAACTTTTATTTCCCCTCTTCCCTATTATCTTTTAATGCCAGGGCTTCTTTCTGTTCTTTTACATCAACTTATTCTTCACCTCTATTCCTTGATCTTATTTAGCACTCTTTTGATAATAACAATTCTTGTGATAGATCTTTTTTTCAAAAAAAGAATTTGGTGCAATTTTATTTGTCCCACAGGAATTATTTTGGGTTTAGCTAAATGGAAAAGAGGTTTGAGGGTTCTTAAAAGGGAAGATTTAACCTGTAAAGAGTGTGCCCTTTGCAGTTTTGAGTGTCCCCTTGGTTTAACTCCTCACCTTGGAAATCATTTAGAGAATTGCTATAATTGTGGTAAATGTGTAGATACCTGTATGGCTCTGCGAAAGAAAGAGAATCCTTTAAGCTTTAAAATTCTCTAA
- a CDS encoding response regulator transcription factor, with amino-acid sequence MEKKILIVDDDPDILKVVSAFLELEDFKAYQAGSITEARALFEKNFPDLIILDIMLPDESGLEWLKEVKRFYPLLPVLLLTAKSSVSDKVIGFELGADDYLAKPFEPLELVARCKALLRKKEIYTKRDQRILKIKDLEIDFEGKKIYKRGKEISLTPKEWAILSLLLSKPGKVFSREEIKEVLWKDKEVYNWSRVLDVHIKHLRDKIEDDPSLPEYILTIYGQGYKFREF; translated from the coding sequence ATGGAAAAGAAAATACTAATAGTTGATGATGATCCAGATATCTTGAAAGTAGTCTCAGCCTTTCTTGAACTGGAAGACTTTAAAGCCTATCAGGCAGGGTCAATTACTGAGGCAAGAGCTCTCTTTGAAAAAAACTTTCCGGATTTAATCATTCTTGATATAATGCTTCCAGATGAAAGTGGTCTTGAATGGTTGAAGGAAGTCAAAAGATTTTATCCATTACTACCTGTGCTTCTCCTTACTGCTAAAAGTTCAGTTTCAGATAAGGTTATTGGTTTTGAACTTGGGGCTGATGATTACCTTGCTAAACCCTTTGAACCCCTTGAGCTTGTTGCAAGATGCAAAGCCTTATTAAGAAAAAAGGAAATTTATACCAAAAGGGATCAAAGAATCTTAAAAATTAAAGACCTGGAAATTGATTTTGAAGGAAAAAAGATTTACAAACGGGGAAAAGAAATTTCTTTAACTCCTAAGGAATGGGCTATCTTAAGTCTTCTTCTTTCAAAACCTGGTAAAGTCTTTTCAAGGGAGGAAATAAAAGAAGTCCTTTGGAAAGATAAAGAGGTTTATAACTGGAGTAGAGTACTCGATGTTCACATAAAGCATTTAAGAGATAAAATTGAAGACGATCCCTCCTTACCCGAATATATTCTCACAATTTATGGCCAGGGCTATAAATTTAGAGAATTTTAA
- a CDS encoding ATP-binding protein, with amino-acid sequence MLESLKLKITQRFILSLNLLILFLLLLPLIYLFNYLEKVFLLQVKKQALTVYQQIVITRKWIAEHGGIYVEKLPWVEENPYLQKIGEKTKILTREGRILIKQNPALITRQLSDLARTNNLYWFKLTSLKYINPFNKPDKTEEEALYFFEMNNNLEEFSRIEKINHNYYFRLIKPIKTEKACLKCHYLQGYKEGQIRGAISIFIPLEETFSRISYYKKIFLWLFLIFFLGLNFSVIFLSNRFIFKPLYCIISLLNILKNLYGKGGQISYKSNKIVTNEWQILIESINNFIREINFYQEKMEERIKEVTRALEEKNITLQGLLEKRKFLITHMAHEIKTPLTSIKGSLDFIRHYLGLQKDKLNKEEHERLEEFLEISLKNLKRLIQLFNALIDLEKSEANLLDLEITSFKLKELINEVIESLKGLSLEKNLIFEINVQDDLFIRADREKMGVILSNLLHNAIKFSPLYGTIKIFAYTKEERIRIEVEDQGKGLSEVEIDKVFEKFYKGESTGFGLGLAITKAYVEAHGGIIGALSRSRGSLFYIEIPHYLDIVKKYGKENTNS; translated from the coding sequence ATGCTTGAAAGTTTAAAACTTAAAATTACTCAAAGGTTTATTCTTTCTTTAAATCTATTAATCCTTTTTCTTTTACTTCTTCCTCTAATATATCTATTTAATTATTTGGAAAAAGTATTTCTGCTTCAGGTAAAAAAGCAGGCTCTCACAGTTTATCAACAGATAGTTATAACTCGTAAATGGATAGCTGAACATGGGGGTATTTATGTTGAAAAACTTCCTTGGGTTGAAGAAAATCCTTATTTACAGAAAATAGGGGAAAAGACCAAAATTCTTACCCGGGAAGGAAGGATCCTTATTAAGCAAAATCCTGCCCTTATTACTCGTCAACTTTCTGATCTTGCCCGCACTAATAATCTTTATTGGTTTAAGCTCACAAGCCTTAAATATATCAATCCCTTTAATAAGCCAGATAAAACTGAAGAAGAGGCCCTATATTTTTTTGAGATGAATAATAATCTGGAGGAATTTTCAAGAATTGAAAAAATCAATCATAACTACTACTTTAGACTTATTAAACCTATTAAAACTGAAAAGGCTTGTCTTAAGTGCCATTATCTTCAGGGATATAAAGAAGGTCAAATTAGGGGAGCTATAAGTATTTTTATACCTCTTGAGGAGACTTTTTCTCGCATTAGCTATTATAAAAAAATCTTTTTATGGCTATTTTTAATCTTCTTCTTAGGGCTAAATTTTTCTGTTATTTTTCTCTCAAATAGATTTATTTTTAAACCTCTCTATTGTATTATTAGTTTATTAAATATTTTAAAAAATCTTTATGGAAAAGGAGGGCAGATATCTTATAAAAGTAATAAAATTGTCACTAATGAATGGCAAATACTTATTGAAAGTATTAACAATTTTATCAGAGAAATAAATTTTTATCAAGAAAAGATGGAAGAGCGTATTAAGGAGGTAACCAGAGCCCTTGAGGAGAAAAATATAACTCTTCAGGGCCTTCTTGAAAAGAGAAAATTTTTGATTACCCATATGGCCCATGAGATAAAGACCCCCTTAACTTCAATTAAAGGGAGCCTTGATTTTATTCGCCATTACCTTGGGCTTCAAAAGGATAAACTCAATAAAGAGGAACATGAAAGATTAGAGGAATTTCTGGAGATATCTTTAAAAAATCTTAAAAGACTGATTCAGCTTTTTAATGCCCTTATTGATCTTGAAAAGTCCGAGGCCAATCTCTTAGATCTTGAAATAACCTCCTTTAAACTAAAGGAACTTATCAATGAAGTAATTGAAAGCTTAAAGGGCCTAAGCTTGGAAAAGAATTTAATTTTTGAGATTAATGTTCAGGATGACCTTTTTATAAGAGCTGATCGTGAAAAAATGGGAGTGATCCTGAGTAATTTACTACATAATGCCATTAAGTTTTCACCTTTATATGGAACTATTAAGATTTTTGCTTACACTAAAGAGGAAAGAATACGAATTGAGGTTGAAGATCAAGGTAAGGGCCTAAGTGAGGTTGAAATAGATAAGGTATTTGAAAAATTTTATAAAGGTGAATCTACAGGATTTGGGCTTGGTCTTGCAATTACCAAGGCCTATGTTGAGGCCCATGGAGGAATCATTGGTGCTCTAAGTCGCTCCAGGGGCTCTCTCTTTTATATTGAAATTCCCCATTATTTAGATATAGTTAAAAAATATGGAAAAGAAAATACTAATAGTTGA
- a CDS encoding glycosyltransferase family 4 protein — translation MAFIISFFSSILVIRLSYKYRKLLSEGLHEGPQRLHQMPAPRLGGIGLFLALGACAGLSFLKGDAFRKEYVLLYSAVLPAFLAGLGEDLTGRLKVKWRLGLIGISACLAIFFLSAKITRLDLPGIDLALSISLISFFFTVFAVTGVTNSINIIDGFNGLASMVSIIILLSLSFVSYKLSDYFLTTFALSLVGALTGFFLLNYPAGFIFLGDSGAYFTGFYIAEISVLLVNKHPEVSPWFPFLVCIYPIFETLFSIYRRKVIKGTSPGLPDALHLHSIIFKIITKWLLGPLADKTLRNALTSPFLWALTMLSVIPALLFWDHTLALLFISFLFGLFYVYFYWKLIYLKMPKYIRKKT, via the coding sequence TTGGCCTTTATAATTTCCTTTTTTTCCTCAATTCTTGTTATCAGGTTAAGTTATAAATATAGAAAACTTCTATCTGAGGGACTGCACGAGGGTCCCCAGAGATTACACCAAATGCCAGCCCCAAGGCTCGGAGGAATTGGGCTTTTTCTTGCCCTTGGGGCCTGTGCCGGTCTAAGCTTCTTAAAGGGAGATGCCTTTAGAAAAGAATATGTTCTCCTTTATTCAGCTGTTTTACCTGCCTTTTTAGCAGGATTAGGGGAAGACTTAACGGGTAGGCTTAAAGTAAAATGGAGACTTGGACTAATTGGAATTTCTGCTTGCCTTGCCATTTTTTTTCTTTCTGCAAAGATTACCCGTTTAGATCTTCCTGGAATTGATCTTGCCCTTTCCATCTCTTTAATATCCTTTTTCTTTACTGTCTTTGCAGTAACTGGGGTAACAAATTCTATAAATATCATCGATGGCTTTAATGGTCTTGCCAGTATGGTCTCTATTATAATCCTTCTTTCCCTTTCCTTTGTGAGTTATAAGTTAAGTGATTACTTTTTAACTACTTTTGCTTTAAGTCTTGTAGGAGCATTAACGGGTTTTTTTCTTTTGAATTATCCTGCAGGTTTTATTTTTCTTGGGGATAGTGGTGCCTATTTTACAGGTTTTTATATAGCTGAAATATCTGTTCTTCTTGTTAATAAACACCCTGAGGTCTCTCCATGGTTTCCTTTTCTTGTCTGTATTTATCCCATCTTTGAAACCCTTTTTTCTATTTATAGAAGAAAAGTTATCAAAGGGACCTCCCCAGGTCTTCCTGATGCTTTGCATCTTCATTCCATAATTTTTAAAATCATAACCAAATGGCTTCTTGGTCCTTTAGCTGATAAGACCTTGAGAAATGCTCTGACCTCACCTTTTCTCTGGGCCTTAACCATGTTAAGCGTCATTCCTGCCCTTTTATTCTGGGATCATACTTTGGCTCTCCTTTTTATCAGTTTTCTTTTTGGATTATTTTATGTCTATTTTTATTGGAAACTTATATATCTAAAAATGCCCAAATATATAAGAAAAAAAACTTAG
- a CDS encoding ArsR/SmtB family transcription factor — MYAPILTNGYKGIKFKNMQIKRLSQKLKALSDPNRLKILYLLSIRPCCVCELTQLLGVSQPTLTKHLQKLEQAGFITSSRKKFYQIYSLAFEDEFTKELVEKILFVLKDRPEILETAKKLREIPIYCEGEICEKKR, encoded by the coding sequence ATGTATGCACCTATATTGACAAATGGCTATAAAGGTATTAAATTTAAAAATATGCAGATTAAGAGACTATCCCAGAAGCTTAAGGCTCTTTCTGATCCTAACAGGCTTAAGATCCTCTATCTTTTAAGTATCAGGCCCTGCTGTGTTTGTGAGCTAACTCAGCTTCTCGGAGTATCTCAGCCAACTCTTACCAAACACCTTCAAAAATTAGAGCAAGCAGGCTTTATAACAAGCTCTCGGAAAAAATTTTATCAGATTTATTCTCTTGCCTTTGAGGATGAATTTACTAAAGAGCTTGTTGAGAAAATTTTGTTTGTTCTGAAAGATAGGCCTGAGATTCTCGAAACTGCTAAAAAATTAAGGGAGATACCTATTTATTGTGAGGGGGAAATTTGTGAAAAAAAGCGCTGA
- the arsB gene encoding ACR3 family arsenite efflux transporter codes for MKKSAEKSERLSRFERLLTLWIFLAMVAGVSLGYIYPPIGDLISSLSVGTTSLPIALGLILMMYPPLAKVKYEAMPQSLGFAMILERQRGKLPLEMKKKAYLNLKLLGFSLFQNWIAGPLVMWILAVLLLRDYPGYMMGVILVGLARCIAMVIVWNDLAEGDRELAVGLVSFNAIFQVLFYAVYIYLFITLGLKLIGFGEVQAEVSIKEAAKTVFIYLGIPFIMGLITRYGSFALKGRVWFEKVLSPKISFITPAALLYTIVLMFSLKGQLIVELPLHVLRVALPLTLYFLIMWFVTFFVTYRLGVEYPKATAVSFTAASNDFELAIAVAVAIWGIQSDQAFATVIGPLLEVPILIFLVNVALKLRERLYREGN; via the coding sequence GTGAAAAAAAGCGCTGAAAAATCTGAGAGACTATCAAGATTTGAGAGGTTACTTACGCTTTGGATTTTTTTAGCTATGGTAGCAGGAGTTTCTCTTGGTTATATTTATCCACCCATAGGCGATCTTATAAGTTCTTTGAGTGTAGGAACTACTTCTCTCCCCATAGCCCTTGGTTTAATTCTTATGATGTATCCTCCTCTTGCCAAGGTGAAATATGAGGCTATGCCACAGTCTCTGGGTTTCGCTATGATTTTGGAAAGACAGAGAGGAAAATTACCACTGGAAATGAAAAAAAAAGCTTATTTGAATCTGAAGCTTCTCGGTTTTTCTCTTTTTCAGAACTGGATTGCTGGCCCTCTGGTTATGTGGATTCTTGCTGTTCTTCTTTTAAGAGACTATCCAGGCTATATGATGGGAGTGATTCTTGTTGGACTTGCCAGATGTATTGCTATGGTGATTGTCTGGAATGACCTTGCAGAAGGAGACCGAGAATTAGCTGTAGGTCTTGTCTCCTTTAATGCTATCTTTCAGGTGCTTTTTTATGCAGTTTATATCTACCTTTTTATTACCTTAGGGCTAAAACTTATTGGCTTTGGTGAAGTTCAGGCTGAGGTTTCCATAAAAGAGGCTGCTAAAACCGTTTTTATTTATCTTGGAATCCCCTTTATTATGGGTTTAATAACAAGATATGGCAGTTTTGCACTGAAAGGAAGGGTTTGGTTTGAAAAAGTTCTTTCTCCAAAGATAAGTTTTATAACTCCTGCAGCTCTTCTTTACACCATAGTCCTTATGTTTTCTCTTAAGGGACAGTTGATTGTTGAGCTACCTCTTCATGTTTTAAGGGTTGCTCTTCCCCTTACCCTTTATTTTTTAATTATGTGGTTTGTGACTTTTTTTGTTACCTATAGATTGGGTGTGGAGTATCCTAAGGCTACAGCGGTATCCTTTACAGCAGCCAGTAATGATTTTGAACTTGCCATTGCTGTAGCCGTTGCTATCTGGGGAATTCAAAGTGATCAGGCCTTTGCAACAGTTATTGGCCCTTTACTTGAGGTGCCCATACTAATTTTTTTAGTTAATGTAGCTCTAAAGCTTAGGGAGAGACTTTATAGGGAGGGGAATTAA